One Tumebacillus sp. BK434 genomic window carries:
- a CDS encoding aldehyde dehydrogenase family protein has translation MTYMTQYNPATGEAITEIPETDASAVQAAMKRARDAFPAWSRTPLDVRLGCLKRLREHLVDQMDPVAQDIAKATGKVQVEAVIAEIFPTVDTLRYIEKNAARILAPQRVKTPLLFFGNRSYVEYKPMGVIGVISPWNYPLYLSIVPVLSALIAGNTVLFKPSEVTPLVGAVIEDLFAAAGFPPHVVQVLHGGRETGQAVVAARPDKLFFTGSVATGKKIMAAAAEHLIPVELELGGKDPMIVFADANIDRAVKGALWGAFTNAGQVCMSVERVYVEASVYDEFVRKAIAATQNLRPGIDYGSMTYPPQLAVVEEHLADALEQGAKIECGGARQEPGLYFAPTVLTGVTPGMRIMREETFGPVLPIMPFQTEQEVIALANDSDYGLNASVWSQDLRKAKRVASQLISGNVCVNDVITTVANPHLPFGGVKHSGMGRYHGPEGLHTFSHQTSVMVNKGTKPQEINWHPYTPELHDAFNTLTRVLYGKNRSAPFYKLKNLITQVLRTYKNQKTAPQTSSLPQPPQNNQIPM, from the coding sequence ATGACATATATGACTCAATACAACCCGGCCACCGGCGAAGCGATCACCGAGATCCCGGAGACTGACGCTTCTGCCGTGCAAGCGGCGATGAAGCGCGCCCGCGACGCGTTCCCGGCCTGGTCCCGGACGCCGCTTGACGTGCGGCTCGGCTGTCTCAAGCGCCTGCGCGAACACCTCGTCGACCAGATGGATCCCGTGGCCCAAGACATCGCCAAAGCCACCGGCAAAGTCCAGGTCGAGGCTGTGATCGCCGAGATCTTCCCCACGGTCGACACCTTGCGCTACATCGAAAAAAATGCGGCGCGCATCCTTGCGCCCCAGCGCGTCAAAACGCCACTTCTCTTTTTCGGCAACCGCTCGTACGTCGAATACAAGCCGATGGGCGTCATCGGTGTGATCTCCCCGTGGAACTACCCGCTGTACCTGTCGATCGTGCCTGTGCTGTCCGCGCTGATCGCCGGCAACACCGTACTGTTCAAGCCATCCGAAGTCACCCCGCTGGTCGGCGCCGTCATCGAAGACCTGTTTGCGGCGGCCGGATTTCCGCCCCACGTTGTGCAAGTCCTGCACGGCGGCCGCGAGACCGGCCAGGCGGTCGTCGCAGCCAGACCTGACAAACTATTCTTTACCGGCTCCGTCGCCACCGGCAAAAAAATCATGGCCGCCGCTGCCGAGCACCTCATCCCGGTCGAGCTCGAACTCGGCGGCAAAGACCCGATGATCGTCTTCGCCGACGCCAACATCGACCGCGCCGTCAAAGGGGCGCTGTGGGGCGCGTTCACCAACGCCGGCCAAGTCTGCATGTCGGTCGAACGCGTCTACGTCGAAGCATCCGTCTATGACGAATTCGTCCGCAAAGCGATCGCCGCGACGCAAAACCTTCGCCCCGGCATCGACTACGGCTCCATGACCTATCCGCCCCAGCTTGCAGTCGTGGAAGAGCATCTGGCCGATGCCCTTGAACAAGGCGCCAAGATCGAGTGCGGTGGAGCCCGCCAAGAACCAGGGCTTTACTTTGCCCCGACGGTCCTGACCGGCGTGACGCCCGGCATGCGGATCATGCGCGAAGAGACGTTCGGACCCGTGCTGCCGATCATGCCGTTCCAAACTGAGCAAGAGGTGATCGCTCTCGCCAACGACTCCGACTACGGCCTCAACGCATCCGTTTGGTCCCAAGACCTCCGGAAAGCCAAGCGCGTCGCGTCCCAGCTCATCTCCGGCAACGTATGCGTCAACGATGTCATCACCACCGTCGCCAACCCGCATCTCCCTTTCGGCGGTGTTAAACACAGCGGCATGGGCCGTTATCACGGTCCGGAAGGCCTGCACACCTTCAGCCATCAGACCTCCGTCATGGTCAACAAAGGCACGAAGCCCCAAGAAATCAACTGGCACCCCTACACACCTGAGCTCCACGACGCCTTCAACACGCTTACGCGTGTTCTGTACGGAAAAAACCGCTCCGCTCCCTTCTATAAACTCAAGAACTTGATCACGCAGGTGCTCCGCACCTACAAAAACCAAAAAACCGCACCACAAACTTCCTCCCTCCCCCAACCGCCACAAAACAACCAGATCCCGATGTAA